The DNA segment GGGGGGTGGTGCGTTGTTGGGTGAGATAGTGGTCGAGGGTTTGGCGTATGGGGTCGATGGGACATTGGGGGGCGATGAAGGCTTTGCCAATGGCGCGCATGAGGATAAGCGTCATGGTGTTTCCTCGATTTTTCTTATCCCGTTGCATACATGTCAGCAAGGTGTCGGTGGTGAGGCTTGTGGCGGGCGTCCATAATTGTTCGGGGAGGAGCTGGTGGCGTTCGAGATGGGCATAAAGGCGTTGTTCTAGCGAGGGGGGGGCGTGCTTGAGGGTGACGGAGAGGCGCGCGGCGAGAAGGAGACCGATAAGAACGCCTTCGCCATGGAGGAGAGACTCGTCAAAGGCGTTCGCGGCTTCGAGGGCGTGGCAGAAACTATGTCCTAGATTGAGGAGGGCGCGTTGTCCTTGTTCTTTTTCATCATGCATGACGATGTCCGCCTTCATGGCGGCACAATGGGAGATAGCATACAGGATGTCGCGTCCTTCGCCTTGTAGGAGTGAGGTGGCATGCTGGTCGAGCCATTGGAAGAATGGTTCATCTTTGATACATGCATATTTCAATATCTCGCCATAGCCAGCGGTGATATGGCGTTGAGGCAGGGTTGTGAGGGTCGCGCTATCGCAGACGACTCGCCGCGGTTGATAGAATGTGCCAATGAGATTTTTGCCATGACGGCTGTTGATGGCGGTTTTTCCGCCAATGGCGCTATCGACTTGCGCCAAGAGCGTTGTCGGCACATGGATAAGGGGGAGCCCTCTGAGCAAGAGATTTGCGGCGACGCCGCCCACATCGCCT comes from the Alphaproteobacteria bacterium GM7ARS4 genome and includes:
- the aroB gene encoding 3-dehydroquinate synthase; the protein is MVMQQHVIEIPFHETPCRIIIGRESLPSIGQHVLETHHSTQQSTSAAPPHAFIVSETIVYDLYGAQLCESLTRHKVKHTCCVLDRHDYGGSSESLKSYDALRAICEHALSSHITRDSILITLGGGVIGDVGGVAANLLLRGLPLIHVPTTLLAQVDSAIGGKTAINSRHGKNLIGTFYQPRRVVCDSATLTTLPQRHITAGYGEILKYACIKDEPFFQWLDQHATSLLQGEGRDILYAISHCAAMKADIVMHDEKEQGQRALLNLGHSFCHALEAANAFDESLLHGEGVLIGLLLAARLSVTLKHAPPSLEQRLYAHLERHQLLPEQLWTPATSLTTDTLLTCMQRDKKNRGNTMTLILMRAIGKAFIAPQCPIDPIRQTLDHYLTQQRTTPQ